Proteins found in one Paenibacillus sp. FSL R10-2782 genomic segment:
- a CDS encoding HAMP domain-containing sensor histidine kinase, with translation MNKRGVTFKLFIMTVVFFLCFYGMVILSQLLFFEKFYQQQKIGRVESRLQSFGQSYVKEVWGSDKVSREAARFMFQNKNQLAIVTLDGKVKLDDPFHINLRKADGQIVKISLSLFMSQFGDELRAARIQPGDSLTVEGEVLETNGISSAHFIYPTGIQKPGSKPIGTTSEEASTEGGVRLSGTVTEIVLPDLKTWSQRQGLLFSALEEWFPLSQTHLEKLKNFEVLEEEWTEPWTGVRNAVIVHPVRQSTGEIDLLFTVTSLQEISETNEALRWFYLYLGIGGFALILILSLFYSRMVTRPLIALNNTAKRMAKLDFTAHTPIRQNDELGSLSYSMYTLSQNLDTALRELQEANQQLVEDMEQKQRMEAVQQDFFANASHELKTPLSIVKGFAEGLQDGVSAGKQDHYIKVIVEEADKMERLVKDMLDLAKLESGTLKLRKTTFILSELVEEVVDKLFHLLKEKHLEAVIIPANELPIHADAGWLEQVIFNFVINAIRHADEGSSITIRIEGSGEINTFSIENKGETIPDDQLEQIWERFYRAELSRSRQTGGTGLGLSIVKRILDLHDFRYMAENTKDGVRFVVIFGG, from the coding sequence ATGAACAAACGGGGAGTTACCTTTAAATTGTTCATTATGACCGTTGTATTTTTTCTTTGTTTTTACGGCATGGTGATTTTGAGCCAATTGCTGTTTTTTGAAAAATTTTATCAGCAGCAGAAGATTGGACGCGTGGAAAGCCGTTTGCAAAGCTTTGGTCAAAGCTATGTCAAGGAAGTTTGGGGCTCCGACAAGGTTTCACGGGAGGCAGCCCGTTTTATGTTTCAGAATAAGAATCAGTTGGCGATTGTCACTTTGGACGGCAAAGTAAAGCTGGATGACCCGTTCCATATCAATCTCAGAAAAGCAGACGGACAGATCGTTAAAATATCGCTGTCTCTGTTTATGAGCCAATTTGGAGATGAACTGAGGGCGGCCCGGATTCAGCCGGGCGACTCATTAACCGTTGAAGGCGAAGTGTTGGAAACCAACGGCATCTCTTCTGCCCATTTCATTTATCCGACAGGCATTCAGAAGCCTGGCTCCAAACCTATAGGAACGACATCGGAAGAGGCGAGCACAGAGGGCGGTGTAAGGTTGTCCGGTACGGTGACAGAAATTGTGCTGCCGGATCTGAAAACCTGGAGCCAGCGGCAAGGCTTGCTGTTTAGTGCTTTGGAGGAATGGTTTCCTTTGTCGCAGACCCATTTGGAGAAGCTCAAGAATTTTGAAGTGCTGGAGGAAGAGTGGACGGAGCCTTGGACGGGTGTGCGTAATGCAGTCATTGTCCATCCTGTGCGACAAAGCACCGGAGAGATCGACCTGCTGTTCACAGTGACATCGTTGCAGGAAATCAGCGAGACGAATGAAGCTCTGCGCTGGTTCTATCTGTACTTGGGCATCGGGGGTTTTGCGCTGATTCTTATTTTGTCCTTGTTCTATTCCCGAATGGTAACCCGTCCGCTTATTGCCTTGAACAATACTGCCAAACGGATGGCTAAGCTCGATTTTACAGCCCATACACCGATTCGGCAAAATGATGAGCTGGGCAGCCTGTCCTACAGCATGTATACCCTGTCCCAGAACCTGGACACCGCTTTGCGCGAGCTTCAGGAGGCTAACCAGCAACTGGTTGAGGACATGGAGCAGAAACAGAGGATGGAGGCTGTGCAGCAGGACTTTTTTGCCAACGCCTCTCATGAGCTGAAGACCCCGCTTAGTATTGTTAAAGGCTTCGCAGAAGGGCTACAGGATGGCGTTAGTGCCGGTAAGCAGGACCACTATATCAAGGTGATTGTGGAGGAAGCGGACAAAATGGAGCGACTGGTCAAGGATATGCTAGATCTCGCCAAGCTGGAGTCCGGTACTCTCAAGCTTCGCAAAACGACCTTTATACTGAGCGAGCTGGTGGAGGAAGTTGTGGATAAGCTGTTCCATCTGCTAAAGGAAAAGCATCTGGAGGCGGTCATTATCCCTGCGAATGAGCTGCCGATTCATGCCGATGCCGGATGGCTGGAGCAGGTGATTTTCAACTTCGTCATCAATGCCATCCGGCATGCCGATGAAGGAAGTTCGATTACGATCCGTATCGAAGGCTCCGGGGAAATCAATACCTTTTCCATTGAAAATAAAGGGGAAACGATTCCCGACGATCAGCTGGAGCAAATTTGGGAACGCTTTTACCGGGCCGAGCTTTCACGCAGCCGTCAGACAGGGGGAACCGGACTGGGACTGTCGATCGTCAAACGGATTTTGGATTTGCACGATTTTCGCTATATGGCGGAGAATACCAAGGATGGCGTTCGATTTGTCGTCATATTCGGAGGTTAA
- a CDS encoding DedA family protein: MEWAMSMITQYGYIAIFALLALGIIGLPIPDEIIMVFVGYLSSIMVLNYSMSVLVSFMGAMTGMMISYTLGKKLGQPLVDKHGKWFGLTPKRFARVKAWFTRFGLWTILVGYFIPGVRHATSYLSGISAMPVRKYMLVASTGSLVWTLIFISIGYVTGANIHFQ, from the coding sequence ATGGAATGGGCCATGAGTATGATTACACAATACGGGTACATTGCTATTTTTGCACTTCTTGCTCTCGGAATTATCGGCCTTCCGATTCCTGATGAAATTATTATGGTCTTTGTCGGCTATCTGTCCTCCATCATGGTACTGAATTATTCAATGTCTGTACTGGTCAGCTTTATGGGGGCCATGACAGGCATGATGATCAGCTACACACTGGGCAAAAAGCTGGGACAGCCTTTGGTGGATAAGCACGGCAAGTGGTTCGGGCTGACACCAAAGCGGTTTGCAAGGGTGAAGGCGTGGTTTACACGCTTCGGGCTGTGGACCATTCTGGTCGGTTATTTCATTCCGGGAGTCAGGCATGCGACAAGCTATTTGTCTGGAATTAGCGCAATGCCTGTTCGAAAATATATGCTGGTGGCAAGTACAGGTTCTCTCGTATGGACCCTTATTTTTATCTCCATTGGTTATGTTACCGGAGCAAATATACACTTTCAGTAA
- a CDS encoding AI-2E family transporter, translating into MVRNWMNHAGVRRGAVLAIIILALFLLRSMMNIILLTLLLTILIGSIYNGVTKLIKRFANVPPTIVLLLVYVVLILIIVWGVYRMVPLISVQVKQVYLMIQQAYMYPDRNKWNETIIEFMNTLNVQRLFEPGLNAVMKVSQLGTQLLVSIILSLFFLMEKSYITRFTATFKYSKLGWFFEEVGHFGRMFLDTFGKVLEAQLLISLINCILTTIALWIMGFPNLLGLALIIFVLGLVPVAGVFISLLPLGLIAFSVGGIHYVIYLIILIVVIHAIEAYFLNPKLMSSKTNLPIFFTFVVLIFSEHLIGIWGLIVGIPLFVFFLDLIGVQRKQEKDT; encoded by the coding sequence ATGGTAAGAAATTGGATGAATCATGCGGGTGTTAGGCGGGGAGCCGTCCTTGCGATAATCATTTTGGCGTTGTTTTTATTAAGAAGCATGATGAATATTATTTTGTTAACCCTGCTGCTTACGATCCTGATCGGCAGTATATATAACGGAGTGACCAAGCTGATTAAGCGGTTCGCCAATGTGCCGCCTACGATTGTGCTGCTACTGGTGTATGTGGTGCTGATTCTGATCATCGTATGGGGAGTTTACCGGATGGTGCCGCTGATTAGCGTGCAGGTCAAGCAGGTGTACCTCATGATTCAGCAAGCATATATGTACCCGGATCGTAACAAATGGAACGAAACGATTATCGAATTTATGAATACGCTGAATGTTCAACGACTATTTGAGCCTGGCTTGAATGCAGTCATGAAAGTAAGTCAATTGGGCACACAACTGCTGGTGTCGATTATTTTGAGTTTATTCTTCCTGATGGAAAAATCCTATATTACACGCTTTACAGCTACGTTTAAGTATAGCAAGCTAGGGTGGTTTTTTGAAGAAGTGGGTCACTTTGGCCGCATGTTCCTGGATACGTTCGGGAAGGTGCTGGAGGCTCAACTGCTGATTTCACTGATTAACTGTATATTGACCACAATAGCGCTCTGGATTATGGGTTTTCCCAATCTGCTCGGTCTTGCATTGATCATCTTCGTATTGGGTCTGGTTCCGGTGGCAGGTGTGTTCATCTCACTGTTGCCGCTCGGTCTGATCGCCTTTAGCGTCGGAGGCATTCATTATGTTATCTATCTGATCATTCTGATCGTGGTGATCCATGCGATTGAAGCCTATTTCTTGAATCCGAAGCTGATGTCATCCAAAACCAATTTACCGATTTTCTTTACCTTTGTTGTCCTGATTTTCTCTGAACATCTGATTGGGATTTGGGGGTTGATTGTTGGTATTCCGCTGTTCGTCTTCTTCCTTGATCTGATCGGGGTACAGCGCAAGCAAGAGAAGGATACCTGA
- a CDS encoding ketopantoate reductase family protein, giving the protein MRFLIVGAGAIGGYFGGRLVQKGEDVTFFVRPSKKSQLEENGLIVKSVHGDFQTPIRTITYGEAVEPFDCIIVAVKAYHLPQLQFDLEPYIGERTIILPLLNGYEHFDSLRKQFGPEKVLGGLCYIETTLDHDGSVVQTSPFHRIVFGEWNGVQSERTQILLNHLDHAGFIVTRSQDIQREVWQKYIFVASLSGITTLMDTSVGTILATAESRAIYEKLLHEMVTLARNAGMPIDSEMEAHTLKTMESLRPEMMSSMQRDMHKKLPIEASHLHGSLLALASGSNDAYPILETVYARLKVYESLLDTI; this is encoded by the coding sequence ATGCGATTTTTGATTGTAGGTGCAGGGGCGATAGGAGGCTACTTCGGGGGACGTCTTGTTCAAAAAGGAGAAGACGTGACCTTCTTCGTACGTCCTTCCAAAAAATCTCAGTTGGAAGAGAACGGTCTGATTGTTAAAAGTGTTCATGGAGATTTCCAGACGCCAATCCGTACTATTACATATGGTGAAGCTGTCGAGCCGTTCGACTGCATTATCGTTGCGGTCAAAGCGTATCATCTGCCCCAATTGCAATTCGATCTTGAGCCCTATATCGGTGAACGTACCATCATTCTTCCGTTACTTAATGGTTATGAACATTTTGACTCTTTACGCAAGCAGTTCGGGCCGGAAAAAGTGCTAGGCGGACTTTGTTATATCGAAACTACGCTAGATCATGATGGTTCTGTCGTTCAGACAAGTCCATTCCACCGTATCGTCTTCGGTGAATGGAACGGTGTGCAATCAGAGCGTACACAAATACTGCTGAATCATCTTGATCATGCAGGCTTCATAGTCACACGCAGTCAGGATATCCAGCGTGAAGTTTGGCAGAAATATATATTTGTTGCCAGCTTGAGCGGAATCACAACACTAATGGATACCTCTGTCGGGACTATACTTGCCACGGCAGAGTCACGTGCTATATACGAAAAGCTGCTGCATGAGATGGTCACACTTGCTCGCAACGCAGGGATGCCGATTGATTCAGAGATGGAAGCTCATACATTGAAAACGATGGAGTCCTTACGACCGGAGATGATGTCATCCATGCAGCGTGATATGCATAAAAAGCTTCCGATTGAAGCGAGTCACCTGCATGGTTCACTTCTTGCATTGGCTTCTGGCAGTAATGATGCATATCCGATACTTGAAACGGTATATGCCCGATTAAAGGTATATGAGAGCTTATTGGATACTATCTAA
- a CDS encoding nitroreductase family protein, with product MGELVNIIQERRSASKFMPDVAIDKKELEEIFQLVKFAPSAFNLQHAHYIVVQDADTKQRLHDEASKQYKILTSSAAIVVLGDTEAYTKVAEYNEGFLNLGVLSKQEYDREVESVTQFYRQRGPVFQREEAIRNASLSAMQFMLIAKDKGWDTCPMIGFDPEKVQEVLNIPENLVPVMLITLGKEDESGQRPRGYRKPVGQFVSYNGF from the coding sequence ATGGGCGAATTGGTAAATATTATTCAAGAGAGAAGATCTGCTTCTAAATTTATGCCTGATGTTGCAATAGATAAAAAAGAACTGGAAGAAATATTCCAGCTAGTGAAGTTTGCTCCATCGGCTTTTAATTTACAGCATGCGCATTATATCGTGGTACAGGATGCAGATACAAAACAAAGACTGCATGACGAGGCAAGCAAGCAGTATAAAATATTAACGTCTTCGGCCGCAATTGTGGTGCTCGGGGATACAGAGGCTTATACAAAAGTAGCTGAATATAATGAAGGCTTTCTGAATCTAGGCGTCCTGAGCAAACAGGAATATGACAGAGAGGTGGAATCGGTGACCCAGTTCTATCGCCAGCGAGGACCTGTCTTCCAAAGAGAAGAAGCGATCCGCAATGCCAGTCTGTCGGCTATGCAGTTCATGTTGATTGCCAAGGACAAAGGCTGGGACACTTGCCCAATGATCGGCTTTGACCCGGAGAAGGTACAGGAAGTATTGAATATTCCAGAAAATCTCGTGCCAGTTATGCTGATTACCTTGGGCAAAGAGGATGAATCGGGTCAGCGGCCACGCGGATATCGCAAGCCGGTTGGACAATTTGTGAGCTATAACGGATTTTGA
- a CDS encoding MmcQ/YjbR family DNA-binding protein, producing MYEKIVAYGLSKKEAIEDYPFGPEPLVLKVGGKVFALLREANGICQVSLKCDPVIAENLREQNKAIKPGYHLNKKHWNTVTVDSTFPLEDLYSMIDHSYDLVFKSLTKAQREAITMRIRATDL from the coding sequence ATGTATGAGAAGATTGTGGCATATGGTCTAAGCAAAAAAGAAGCGATAGAGGATTACCCTTTTGGTCCTGAGCCACTGGTGCTGAAGGTGGGAGGCAAAGTATTTGCTCTCCTAAGGGAAGCGAATGGAATTTGCCAAGTATCTTTGAAATGTGATCCGGTTATTGCGGAAAACCTGCGCGAGCAAAACAAGGCGATTAAGCCAGGCTATCATTTAAATAAAAAGCATTGGAACACGGTAACGGTCGATTCTACTTTCCCTCTGGAGGATTTGTACAGCATGATCGACCACTCGTACGATCTGGTTTTCAAAAGCTTGACCAAAGCGCAACGTGAAGCCATTACGATGAGAATACGGGCAACCGATCTGTGA
- a CDS encoding ring-cleaving dioxygenase, giving the protein MSLKTAGIHHITSFAADPQGNVDFYAGVLGLRLIKKTINFDAPEVYHLYFGNEQGNPGTIITFFPAPGTRKGKLGGGQVGITTYVVPPGTLDYWENRLHSLKVSFTKSARFGESFIQFQDNEGLRLELVERKEGPANTWTAGGVPADKAIKGFGGAVLFSANSKHTQGVLENILGMTPIGEDADAGYIRYRATGDLGNLIDIPVKDVPWGNGGAGTVHHIAWRAQDDAEHQVWNETVRQHGFGTSGIVDRQYFNAVYFREQGGILFEIATDPPGFTVDEELNELGHKLMLPEWYEPQRSVIESNLVPVEVRVLKQD; this is encoded by the coding sequence ATGTCATTGAAAACCGCAGGAATTCACCATATCACGTCCTTTGCAGCAGATCCGCAGGGCAACGTTGATTTTTACGCAGGCGTGCTTGGACTGAGATTAATTAAAAAGACGATCAATTTTGATGCTCCTGAAGTATATCATTTGTATTTTGGTAATGAACAAGGCAACCCGGGAACGATTATTACCTTTTTTCCGGCTCCGGGTACACGCAAGGGTAAGCTCGGAGGCGGGCAAGTAGGAATTACAACGTATGTAGTGCCGCCGGGTACTCTGGATTACTGGGAAAACCGCTTGCACAGCTTGAAGGTATCCTTCACGAAATCAGCTCGTTTCGGCGAATCATTTATTCAGTTTCAGGATAATGAAGGCTTGCGTCTTGAACTGGTGGAGCGGAAAGAAGGCCCGGCGAACACGTGGACAGCAGGCGGTGTACCTGCGGATAAAGCCATCAAGGGCTTTGGCGGTGCCGTGCTGTTCAGTGCTAATTCCAAGCATACGCAAGGTGTACTGGAGAATATTCTGGGCATGACTCCCATCGGAGAAGACGCTGATGCAGGCTACATTCGCTATCGGGCGACTGGGGATTTGGGCAACCTGATCGACATTCCGGTCAAAGATGTACCGTGGGGCAACGGTGGCGCGGGTACGGTTCACCATATCGCCTGGCGTGCACAGGACGATGCGGAACATCAGGTGTGGAACGAAACGGTTCGCCAGCATGGCTTTGGGACGAGTGGTATTGTGGATCGCCAATACTTCAATGCAGTATACTTCCGCGAGCAAGGTGGTATTTTGTTCGAGATTGCGACCGATCCGCCCGGCTTCACTGTAGATGAGGAATTGAATGAATTGGGTCACAAGCTGATGCTGCCTGAGTGGTATGAGCCTCAGCGTTCCGTGATTGAGTCTAATCTGGTTCCCGTTGAAGTTAGAGTATTGAAGCAGGATTAA
- a CDS encoding NADPH-dependent FMN reductase — protein sequence MIRVDQKTKILAISGSLRQKSSNTALLKATIGLAPENMIFTMYNGLGELPHFNPDLDVEDGPASVKELREQLKEADGILICTPEYGNGVPGTLKNALDWIVSSGEFVNKPTAVISASPSPMGGNLAHASLLLTLQMINAEIVENGKVIIPHITLKLNQEGVVTDSETRQELYALLQGLEQACSR from the coding sequence ATGATAAGGGTGGATCAGAAAACCAAGATACTGGCTATATCGGGGAGCCTTCGTCAAAAGTCCTCCAATACAGCCTTATTAAAGGCTACCATTGGGTTAGCGCCAGAGAATATGATATTTACGATGTATAACGGATTGGGTGAGCTTCCTCATTTTAACCCGGATCTGGATGTAGAAGACGGGCCGGCTTCCGTCAAGGAGCTGCGGGAACAACTGAAAGAAGCGGATGGGATATTGATCTGTACGCCGGAATATGGGAATGGTGTTCCGGGTACTTTGAAAAATGCATTGGATTGGATCGTTTCTTCGGGTGAATTTGTAAATAAACCTACAGCAGTTATTAGCGCGTCACCTTCTCCTATGGGGGGGAATCTGGCCCATGCCTCTCTGTTGCTCACACTGCAAATGATCAATGCCGAGATTGTGGAAAATGGAAAGGTCATTATTCCGCATATCACATTGAAGCTAAACCAGGAAGGCGTAGTTACCGATTCTGAAACCAGGCAGGAGTTATATGCATTACTTCAAGGGCTTGAGCAAGCTTGCTCAAGATAG
- the pssA gene encoding CDP-diacylglycerol--serine O-phosphatidyltransferase encodes MKWNWLPSLCTIANLGAGVLSLFYTIHEQYTTAFILIMVAALWDVLDGLLARLLHCSSDFGKQLDSLADVVSFGVAPAFLTLFYQLGGTHWMGPLVAVLFVICGAVRLARFNLLAFSKGFVGMPITAAGVILSFMFLWSEHLRPELLLGLMVVLSFLMVSRIPFPSFKK; translated from the coding sequence ATGAAATGGAATTGGTTACCCTCACTATGCACGATTGCAAATCTGGGGGCAGGGGTACTATCCCTGTTTTACACGATTCATGAGCAATATACGACCGCTTTTATTCTGATTATGGTGGCTGCCTTGTGGGATGTGCTGGACGGTTTACTGGCAAGGCTGCTGCATTGCTCCAGTGATTTTGGCAAGCAGCTCGATTCGCTGGCAGATGTAGTCTCATTTGGCGTTGCCCCTGCTTTCTTGACCTTGTTCTACCAACTGGGAGGTACACATTGGATGGGGCCCCTTGTGGCTGTTTTGTTTGTGATATGCGGTGCGGTAAGGCTGGCAAGATTCAATCTGTTAGCTTTTAGTAAAGGCTTCGTAGGCATGCCAATTACGGCTGCGGGTGTGATTTTGTCCTTCATGTTTTTATGGAGTGAGCATTTGCGGCCCGAATTATTGCTTGGGCTCATGGTAGTGCTTTCTTTCCTGATGGTTAGCCGTATTCCGTTCCCGTCCTTCAAAAAATAA
- the psiE gene encoding phosphate-starvation-inducible protein PsiE — protein sequence MNAFMKHTEKLPSFLQMILNISLFLVGLILSFLLLKETWSIFSYVFLSTELDKNYYEFTDELLVFFMYFEFIALIVKYFKTNFHFPLRYFIYIGITAVIRLIIVDHDDAKNTFWWSIAILIMVGSLLIANSKLLKRES from the coding sequence GTGAACGCTTTTATGAAGCATACTGAAAAATTACCTAGTTTTCTGCAAATGATTCTGAATATCTCGTTGTTTCTGGTCGGACTGATTTTAAGCTTCTTGCTGCTGAAAGAAACATGGTCCATTTTCTCCTATGTTTTCTTGTCTACAGAGTTGGATAAGAATTACTACGAATTCACGGATGAGCTGCTTGTATTCTTTATGTATTTTGAGTTCATCGCATTAATTGTTAAGTACTTTAAAACTAATTTCCATTTTCCTTTACGTTATTTCATCTATATTGGCATTACGGCTGTCATCAGGCTCATTATTGTAGATCACGATGATGCCAAGAATACATTTTGGTGGTCCATTGCCATCCTGATCATGGTAGGTTCTCTATTGATCGCTAACAGTAAATTGTTAAAAAGAGAAAGCTGA
- a CDS encoding response regulator transcription factor yields the protein MKKRVLLVEDEIRIREVIADYFKQNNWEVYEAGNGKDALIWFDSVQPDLIILDIMMPELDGWQVCRQVRSRSGVPIILLTAKSGDDDKILGFGLGADDYVTKPFSPKVLIARANALMKRVEGHVLPESHVQRFGTAILNTMARRLEVDQAEVELTPKEYELLRLLIHNKGMVISRDAILSRVWGIDFEGDTRVVDTHIKKLRSKLGRESRHIRTVFGTGYRFEEEE from the coding sequence TTGAAAAAAAGGGTTCTTCTCGTCGAGGATGAAATACGAATCCGTGAAGTCATTGCGGATTATTTTAAACAGAATAATTGGGAAGTCTATGAAGCAGGCAATGGAAAAGATGCGCTTATCTGGTTTGATTCGGTGCAGCCCGACCTGATCATACTCGATATTATGATGCCGGAGCTGGATGGTTGGCAGGTATGCCGTCAGGTTCGCAGCCGTTCCGGGGTGCCGATCATTTTACTGACCGCCAAATCCGGTGATGATGATAAAATATTGGGCTTTGGGCTGGGAGCAGATGACTACGTTACCAAGCCTTTTAGCCCCAAGGTGCTGATCGCCCGCGCGAACGCGCTGATGAAACGGGTAGAGGGCCATGTGCTGCCTGAATCACATGTCCAGCGGTTCGGCACGGCGATTCTCAATACGATGGCTCGTCGGCTTGAGGTGGATCAGGCGGAAGTCGAGCTGACGCCCAAGGAGTATGAGTTGCTGCGGCTGCTTATACATAACAAAGGTATGGTCATTTCACGGGATGCGATACTTAGCCGGGTATGGGGGATCGACTTTGAAGGAGACACACGGGTCGTGGATACGCATATCAAAAAGCTGAGAAGCAAGCTGGGCCGTGAATCACGCCATATCCGAACTGTTTTTGGTACAGGCTACAGGTTTGAGGAGGAAGAATGA
- a CDS encoding glycoside hydrolase family 30 protein, translating into MSNQTIQWFSTSKAQAWQSRSHHLSETQEQANLTITGETHQLVEGFGGCFNELSYVALNHLKSDERAQVLHSLFHPEGEHKFTICRLPIGASDYALEWYSHNETDGDVEMKHFSIERDQQYLIPFIREALQLNPDLKLFASPWSPPTWMKSPKAYNYGTLRWEKDILKAYALYFVKFVQAYREAGITIHQVHVQNEVIADQKFPSCVWTGEQLREFIRDYLGPAFEEHGLDTEIWLGTINAPDPWEELMKKTSTGFDEYAHTVLSDPEAYKYIKGVGYQWAGKNAIQRTVASYPELRYMQTENECGNGENSWDYAKYVYNLYQHYFTNGVNAYIYWNMVLEPKGKSTWGWEQNSMITVDPADRKRTLNPEYYVMKHFSHFVLPGARRIGLHGSWTGNVVAFRNADGQTVVVIANPFYESRVLNLSAGEGTHHFELEPESFNTIVIPF; encoded by the coding sequence ATGTCCAATCAGACCATTCAGTGGTTTTCCACTTCCAAAGCTCAAGCTTGGCAATCCCGATCTCATCATCTTAGCGAAACCCAAGAGCAGGCCAACCTGACCATTACGGGGGAAACGCATCAGCTCGTCGAAGGCTTTGGCGGCTGTTTTAATGAACTGAGCTATGTGGCCTTGAATCATTTGAAGAGCGACGAACGGGCGCAGGTGCTTCATTCTCTCTTCCACCCGGAGGGCGAGCACAAATTCACGATTTGTCGACTCCCTATTGGAGCCAGTGACTACGCGCTGGAATGGTACAGCCACAATGAAACGGATGGCGACGTGGAGATGAAGCATTTTTCCATCGAGCGTGATCAGCAGTATCTCATTCCTTTTATTCGGGAAGCATTACAACTTAACCCGGACTTGAAGCTGTTCGCTTCACCCTGGAGCCCGCCGACATGGATGAAATCGCCCAAGGCCTACAATTATGGCACACTGCGCTGGGAAAAGGATATTTTGAAAGCGTATGCATTATACTTCGTCAAATTTGTGCAGGCTTACCGCGAGGCAGGCATTACGATTCATCAGGTCCATGTTCAAAATGAAGTCATTGCCGATCAAAAATTCCCTTCCTGTGTATGGACCGGAGAACAACTGCGGGAATTTATCCGCGACTACTTGGGCCCTGCCTTCGAGGAGCACGGACTGGATACTGAAATTTGGCTGGGTACCATTAATGCCCCCGATCCGTGGGAAGAATTAATGAAGAAAACATCCACCGGGTTCGATGAATATGCCCATACCGTGCTGAGTGACCCAGAGGCCTACAAATATATTAAGGGCGTGGGCTATCAGTGGGCAGGTAAAAACGCCATCCAGCGCACCGTAGCCAGCTATCCCGAGCTTCGTTACATGCAGACAGAAAATGAGTGCGGGAACGGAGAAAATTCGTGGGACTATGCCAAATATGTATATAACCTGTACCAGCACTACTTCACCAATGGCGTGAATGCTTATATTTACTGGAACATGGTTTTGGAGCCGAAAGGCAAGAGCACATGGGGATGGGAGCAAAATTCGATGATCACCGTTGATCCGGCGGATCGTAAGCGTACCCTGAACCCGGAATATTACGTGATGAAGCACTTTTCTCATTTTGTATTGCCGGGTGCGAGACGCATTGGACTCCATGGATCATGGACGGGAAATGTCGTTGCTTTCCGCAATGCTGACGGACAAACGGTAGTGGTCATTGCCAACCCGTTCTACGAATCACGTGTGCTGAATCTGTCCGCTGGAGAGGGTACACATCATTTTGAGCTGGAGCCGGAATCATTTAACACCATCGTCATTCCTTTTTAA